The genomic window GGGGTAGATACCCTATCACAGCAGAGGCTGGCCCCCGCGGGGCTGTCCCCGCTGGGGCTTTTTGGGCGGTGGGCCTTCGGCTCCACGTGGTTTTTCAAGGACACCAGGCCGGTTACTCCCCCACCCCCGTTGGCGGCACGCACCATTCCGTGTGCTTCGTGGCCATAAGTGAGGTGGGCCGCGCCTGGGGGTAGCCCCCTGTGCTAGGGGTTTACCCCGGCTGGAGGGTCTCCGTTATCAGGGCGTGGAGGGTGGCCCCTATGCTCACCAAAGCCTGGCGTCCGGGGAACAGCAGGTGCCCCACAAAGCCGTGGATGTTCCCCATATAGCGCAGACACACGGTGGGCACCCCCGCCTGGGCCAGGCGTTCGGCATAGGCCTCTCCTTCGTCCCGCAGGGGGTCGTATTCGGCAGTGAGGATGATGGCGGGGGGGAGGCCCGTCAGGTCGGGGGCGCGCAGGGGCGACGCCAGGGGATGTGCCCCGTCCTCTGCTCGGGCAAGATAGTGGCCCCAGAACCACCGCATCCCCTCGCGGGTCAAAAGATACCCTTCGGCGTTTTGCAGGTACGAGGGGCGGTCCAAGGTGTAGTCGGTAACGGGGTAGATGAGCACCTGGCCAGCAAAGGATGGCCCACCCCTCTCTTTGGCTCGCAGGGTAACGGCGGCCACCAGGTTGCCCCCGGCGCTGTCCCCCGCCAAAGCCACCCGCCGCGGGGAAAGCCCCCAAGCGGACGCGTTCTGCACAGCCCAGCGGGCTGCGGCCTCGGCGTCGTCCACGGCGGCGGGGAACTTGTGCTCCGGGGCACGGCGATAGTGCACCGCTATGACTAGGCATTGGGATGCGTTGGCCAAGTGGCGACAGGGGGCATCGTGGGTGTCCAGGTCGCCCAGCACCCAGCCCCCACCGTGGTAATAGACCACCAGCCCCACCGGCGTCCCCGTCTGGGGCCAGTAGAGGCGCACGGGTATCGGCCCGCCAGGGCCCGGGATGGTGCGGTCCTCCACTTTGGCCACGGGGGGACGAGGGGCGCGGGCGGCCAAGGTGCGCATCAGGTTCCGTGCCTCCTCCACGGAAAGCAGATGGAAGGCGGGGATACCTGCCTGGGCACGCTGTTGCAGGAAAGCCACAACGGCCGGGTCCAGGGCCACCATCGGTCACCTCCACGGGGTTACTGTAGGAAGTCAAGGATGGTGGGGAGAACAGTGTCCAGGCGCTCCAGGTGAGGGAAATGGTTTGCCCCCTCCACCAGCACGGTGCGGGCGTGGGGGATGGCGCGGGCGAAGTCCTGGGCATAGGAGGCGGGCACCACCGCATCCTGCTTGCCCCAGACGAGCAGGGTGGGTGCCCGCACCCGATGCAAGCGTTTGGACAAACCCCGGTCGGGGATGGGCCACCAAAACTTCCCGGAGCATCCCATCGCCCAGACGCGCCGGGCTTGGAGGAGGGCCTGCTCTTGGGGGTCGGAGGCAGTGGGGAAAGCCCATCCTACCGCGGGCGAGGCTGGGTCGAGGAACAGGAGCTTAATAAGGTCTTGCTGGTGGAGGACAGCCATCCAGTTGGCGATGGGACGGTCGGCGCTCCACAAACCGAGGGGGGCTATGAGCGCCACCCGTCGGGGCAGGTCGGGCCAATGGGCCGCCGCCTCTGCCGCCAGCATACCCCCGAAAGAATGCCCCACCAGGGCCGCACGCCCCACCCCCAAGCTGTCCAGCACCTCTCCCACAACAAATACCAGGTCCCACAACCCGTCCAACTGGTAGATGGCGTTGGGGTCGGTGCCCGTCCCAGGCAAGCGGGGGGCATACACGGTGTACTGGCGGGCTAACCCCTCCAGGAACGGGTCCCACTGGAGACCCCACGCTCCGTGGAAGAACACCACAGGCGGTCCTGTCCCTGCCCGCTCCACCTGCACCGTCAGCCGATTCCCTAAGGCGGGCACCGAAAGGGTTTCACCACGAATAGGGTTAGGTGTGCTCATAAGTACAGCCCCGTGCTCTCGTGTTAGGGTTTGGGCGCGGCAGATGAGGGGTGGCTGTTGCGCAGGGCTTGGGGCCACCAGTGGTTCACCCATCCCTCGTCGTCCCAGATGGGGCGCAGGTGGGGCAACACCTCTCGAGCGAACAGGTCAATGTTCTTGAGGGTGAGGTGGTGGGGCATAGAGCCAATCTGGAGTAACACCATCAGGTTGCCCACCCGCAGGCGTCGGATGGCCTCCTCCAGCTGGTCGCGCACGGTGGCGGGGCTCCCCGCAATCACATTCCCCTCCCGCACGAAGTCAGGGTAGCGTTTGTCCTGCAGATTGAACAGGCGGCGTCGGTCCATGGCCGAACGGCGTACCATCTGCACCAGGGTCTCCCAGTCGTGGTAGCCGGGGGGATAGGTATAGCCGTTGTAGACATGCAGGCACTTGTGGAAGAAGTATTCCACGTGGGGGGCGTAGTCCCGCTCGGCGGCGGCGTCGCTTTCGGCCACTGCCACCAGTTGCAGAAAACCCAAGCGATAGGGGTTGCGGTCTTTGCCCTTGGCCTGCACCCTGGCCCAGTAGCCGTCCACCATCTCCTGCGCCCAGCGCCACCCATAGTAACTCAGGTAGCAGTAGCAGTGGTCGTAGTCCACGGCCAGGTCCCAGGTGCTCGGGCTTCCCGAGCCGGGCACCCACACGGGGGGGTGGGGTTTTTGAAAGGGCCGAGGCCACAGGTTGATCATAGGTAGTTTCCAGTATTTACCATTCCAGGCGAAGATGTCTCGACTTGTCCAGGCCTTCAGGATGAGGTCGTGTGCCTCCCGGTAGCGCTCCCTCTGCTCAATGGGGGGGATGCCGTAGCAGAAGTTCACATCCATGGCCGTGCCCAGGGGCATGCCGGCCACGAGGCGTCCCCCGCTGATGCAGTCCAACATGGCGTATTCCTCGGCTATGCGGATGGGGGGGCTGGTGGTGGGTGGGGTGGCCCCCATCTGGACGATGGCCACGGGCAGGCCGTTGGTGGCTTTGGCCAGGTAGGCACCCATGATGTTGGGGTTGGGCATAAACCCGTAGGCGTTCTGGTGGTGTTCGTTGGTGCACACCCCGTCCAGACCGGCTCGCGCCGCGTAGAGCAGTTCATCCAGCGTCCAGTTGTAGTACTGGGACACTTTTTCGGGGTCGGCCAGTTCCCCCCAAGGAGGGTCAACCCAGACGGAACGGTAGCGCTTTTCGAAGTCTTCGGGAAGATCCCGGTAGGGCATGAGGTGGAACATGGAGATTTTCACGGCATCCTCCTCCCCAGGGGCAAGTGTGGCCCCATTGTAGGCAGAGGGGTAAGGCCTGTCAAGGGCGGGGCGATTCCTCCCCCCTTTCGGGGGTTTTCCGTGAGGAAAAGGTCAGTATGTGCTACCATGCGTGGGGATCTTTCCCACCGTGCCAGGAGGAACACTATGCCCCACCCCCTGCGGGATAGATACTGCATCGTGGGTGTCGGCGAAACCGAGTATTCCCAACACTCGGGCCGGTCCACACGGGCCATGGCCGTGGAGGCCGTCAAAAAGGCCATGGACGACGCCGGCCTGACCCCGAAGGATGTAGACGGACTGCTCAGTTATCACATGGGCGACTCTACGCCTTCCACAGCCGTCGCCTCCGACCTGGGCATCCGCCCCAACTTCTTCATGGATGTGAGCGGAGGGGGGTCCAGCACCGAGGCTCTGATTGGTCTGGCGATGGGGGCGATAGAGGTGGGTATGTGCCACACGGTAGCCATCTATCGCTCCATGAACGGCTACTCCCAGGTGCGCATTGGGGGGACAGGGGTGCGGGCGGCGGCGCCCTTGAGTGGGAGTGCCCTCCTGACGCGCCCCTATGGACTGATAAGCCCTCTCCAGCAGTTCGCCTTTGCCTTCACCCGCCACATGATGGAATACGGCACCACCAACGAGCAACTGGCTATGGTAAAGGTGGTGCACAGCCGCCACGCCAGCGCCAACCCCAAGGCCTTCAAGAAGAACCCTGTAAGTGTGGAGGATGTGCTGAACTCCCGGTGGATCGTCAAGCCGGTGGCGCACCTGCTGGACTGTTGCCTGGAGACGGATAATGCCACCTGTATCATCGTGACCTCGGCGGAGCGGGCGCGCACCTTGCGGCAGCGCCCGATTTACATCATGGCGGTGCAGGGACGGGGCACCCGCCCCTTCCCGGACAACCCCTGGGCCGAGGCCCCCATCACCCGCATCGGGGGAACCTACATCGCTCCCCGCATCTTTGAGCTAGCGGGTGTGGGGCCTGAAGATGTAGACATAACGGGATGCTACGACGCCTTTACCTTTACCGTGGTGCTCCAGTTTGAGGCCTATGGCTTCTGCAAGGTGGGTGAAGGGGGACACTATGTCAGCAGTGGCATTATCGCCCTGGGGGGCAAACGCCCCAATAACACCAGCGGTGGCCACCTCTGCGAAGGCTACACTCACGGTATGAATATGGTGATTGAAAACGTGCGCCAACTGCGGGGCCAAGCCGACGACTACTGCCCCGGCTGGCGGGAAGGGAGACATACCTACCACTACGGGCCGGGAGGGTGCCGACAGGTCAAAGACCCAGAAATCGCTATGAACATGGGCTGGGGCACGCCGGGATACGGGTCGGCCCTTATCCTGCGGAGGTAGGTATGCCCACCTACGAGTATCGGGGTCTCGTTTTGCATCTGCCCGAGCTGGACCAGGAGCATTGGGGCTACTTTGAAGCGGCCCGACGCCATCAACTGGTGGTCAAGCGGTGCCTGGACTGCAATCTTCTGCGTTGGGAGCCGGGCCCGTCCTGTCCCTTCTGCGCGTCCCTCCGCTGGGAGTGGGCGCCGGTGAGCGGCAAAGGGGAGATTTACAGTTACCAGATCGTCTACCACAGTGTGCACCCCGGCTTTCGGGACTGGGTGCCTTACCCCATCGTCTTGGTGGAACTGGACGAGCAAAGGGGTATCCCCACCCCAGGCTACGGTCTGCGTATTGCGGCTAACCTGGTGGACGCGCAGTTCCGTCCCGAGCGGGAGGAGCGGGTGGCCATCGGGGCGCGGGTGCAGGTGGTGTTCATGGATCTGCCCAATGGCCTCACCCTGCCCCAGTTCGCTCTGTCAGGGGAGCCCCCCCGCGGACGGGTGTGGCGACACGCAGGGTAGGCCCACACAGGGTGGGGAGAACCCTTCTCCTTCTGGCCCGCTCCCGGCGGTTACAGAGCGGGGTGGCGTTTATGCCACTCGGTGGCCTGCTGGTAAGCGTGGGCCACTTTGAGGATCGTCGCCTCATCCCACCAGCGCCCGAGGATCTGCATGCCGATAGGAAGGCCATTCCGGGAGAAGCCACAGGGCACCGACACGGCCGGCTGGCCGGTGATATTTGCGGGGCGGGTGAGGCTCCCCACTGTGTCCACGATGCGCACCTCTTTGCCCTGCACCACCACCCGCTCCTGCTCTTGGCGAGGGGCGGGGTAGGGGCAGGTGGGCCCCACCAGCACATCCACCTGCTCCAACACCTGCTGCATCTCCTGGATGAGGAGGCGGCGGGCTTGCTGGGCTTGCACATACTGTACCGCCGTGGTGAGCATGCCTTGGGTGATCCGCTCGGTGCAATCGGGGCCATAGTCGGCGCGGCGGGCGGGGAACCACCGGGCGTGCACGGCGGCTGCCTCTGTCCACGAGATGATGGCTCCGGCGTGGGCAGCATCGCGCAGATGGGGGAGGGACACCTCCTCCACCCGACACCCCAACTCGGCAAGCACTTCCAAGCCTTCCCGTACGGCCTGAATCACTTCCCCATCGGCCTCCTCAAAATAGACCTGCTTGGGCACCCCTACGCGGATGCCCTTTACCTTGCCGTCCAAAGCCCGCAGGTAGTGGGGCACCCGCACTGGGGCGGTGGCGGGGTCTTTGGGGTCGTGGCCGG from Dehalococcoidia bacterium includes these protein-coding regions:
- a CDS encoding alpha/beta hydrolase, encoding MVALDPAVVAFLQQRAQAGIPAFHLLSVEEARNLMRTLAARAPRPPVAKVEDRTIPGPGGPIPVRLYWPQTGTPVGLVVYYHGGGWVLGDLDTHDAPCRHLANASQCLVIAVHYRRAPEHKFPAAVDDAEAAARWAVQNASAWGLSPRRVALAGDSAGGNLVAAVTLRAKERGGPSFAGQVLIYPVTDYTLDRPSYLQNAEGYLLTREGMRWFWGHYLARAEDGAHPLASPLRAPDLTGLPPAIILTAEYDPLRDEGEAYAERLAQAGVPTVCLRYMGNIHGFVGHLLFPGRQALVSIGATLHALITETLQPG
- a CDS encoding alpha/beta hydrolase, encoding MSTPNPIRGETLSVPALGNRLTVQVERAGTGPPVVFFHGAWGLQWDPFLEGLARQYTVYAPRLPGTGTDPNAIYQLDGLWDLVFVVGEVLDSLGVGRAALVGHSFGGMLAAEAAAHWPDLPRRVALIAPLGLWSADRPIANWMAVLHQQDLIKLLFLDPASPAVGWAFPTASDPQEQALLQARRVWAMGCSGKFWWPIPDRGLSKRLHRVRAPTLLVWGKQDAVVPASYAQDFARAIPHARTVLVEGANHFPHLERLDTVLPTILDFLQ
- a CDS encoding LLM class flavin-dependent oxidoreductase, with amino-acid sequence MKISMFHLMPYRDLPEDFEKRYRSVWVDPPWGELADPEKVSQYYNWTLDELLYAARAGLDGVCTNEHHQNAYGFMPNPNIMGAYLAKATNGLPVAIVQMGATPPTTSPPIRIAEEYAMLDCISGGRLVAGMPLGTAMDVNFCYGIPPIEQRERYREAHDLILKAWTSRDIFAWNGKYWKLPMINLWPRPFQKPHPPVWVPGSGSPSTWDLAVDYDHCYCYLSYYGWRWAQEMVDGYWARVQAKGKDRNPYRLGFLQLVAVAESDAAAERDYAPHVEYFFHKCLHVYNGYTYPPGYHDWETLVQMVRRSAMDRRRLFNLQDKRYPDFVREGNVIAGSPATVRDQLEEAIRRLRVGNLMVLLQIGSMPHHLTLKNIDLFAREVLPHLRPIWDDEGWVNHWWPQALRNSHPSSAAPKP
- a CDS encoding OB-fold domain-containing protein; translated protein: MPTYEYRGLVLHLPELDQEHWGYFEAARRHQLVVKRCLDCNLLRWEPGPSCPFCASLRWEWAPVSGKGEIYSYQIVYHSVHPGFRDWVPYPIVLVELDEQRGIPTPGYGLRIAANLVDAQFRPEREERVAIGARVQVVFMDLPNGLTLPQFALSGEPPRGRVWRHAG
- a CDS encoding aspartyl/glutamyl-tRNA amidotransferase subunit A, encoding MPSAPSDLCWLTIPEMARLIRRKAVSPVEVTQAHLERIRRLNPQLNAFITVTEDGALQQARQAESAIARGEYRGMLHGIPVALKDLFWTRGIRTTAGSRLLADFIPQEDSTVAHRLQEAGAVLVGKAHTTEFAMGGHGKNIHYGPCRNPWNPDHLPGGSSSGSGAGVVAGLFSVGMGSDTGGSIRIPAALCGAVGIKPTFGRVSKYGVVPLSWSLDHVGPLARTVEDAAIALQVIAGHDPKDPATAPVRVPHYLRALDGKVKGIRVGVPKQVYFEEADGEVIQAVREGLEVLAELGCRVEEVSLPHLRDAAHAGAIISWTEAAAVHARWFPARRADYGPDCTERITQGMLTTAVQYVQAQQARRLLIQEMQQVLEQVDVLVGPTCPYPAPRQEQERVVVQGKEVRIVDTVGSLTRPANITGQPAVSVPCGFSRNGLPIGMQILGRWWDEATILKVAHAYQQATEWHKRHPAL